A stretch of DNA from Polyodon spathula isolate WHYD16114869_AA chromosome 20, ASM1765450v1, whole genome shotgun sequence:
acagtatagaggggtacaggtTGAGGGAGAGTTGAgggatgtgttacagtatagaggggtacagtaTAAAAGTACACACAGTTTAGGAAGACAATTGGGGATGGGTGGGAGCTAAAAGTTACATTGAgaacagtatagaggggtacagcaTGTCAAACTACCTCTCAACTCCCTACACAATGTCATATCTCTCTATTGTCGCTCAAATTCATGTAATTTGGGTTTATACAATATTACAGTTCATGTGTGTCAAATTTACTTATGTTAATGTCAAAAGACCCACCCTCGATTTTCAATGTAACTCTTTATGTCATGTTTTGTGAACAATTTCTACATacatttttcatcaatgttaaatttaaaaaagtcatgaataataataataacaacaacaacaacaacagagcgTGTTTCGGGGACAAAAGCACTTGATGTTGAGGACAGCAACTAAACAGAGTTGGCATAGCTGGAGGTTTTCCATGCTAATCAAATCGAcacaatttgtttttcagaaagcagAATGCAGAACTGAACGAGCCCTGCTGACCGACTCCCACTGCACTTTTCAGAAGATTCTTTGTTGTACAAAAGAACCACGAAGCTGCCCCACATACCACCAGCACACCAGCAGACCCAAAACCATGTGTCTTGGCATTTGTCAACCCACAACTTATTTAAATCAGGTACGCAAAAGACTGTGCAGAATAAAATggaacacacacaatacattcaAAAGTATGTTTAGTACCGGTTCAATGGCATTCATTACTGGAGTCCTACATAGACAAAAGAAGTTtataaaaaaagcaacagaactttttggttgtacagtatttaagggTAGTGTGCATTCTACATGTGTTGGATCAATAAGGAAAACCTATTACAAGAATACAAGGTATACAGTAAAGCAGGGGGGTGTTTTGCTGAGCCATCATAAACAGCTAATATGGACTGGTTACAAGCTAGATAGTCAGTGCTGTGGGAATGTTCTCCTTTATTGTCATGGCTTATTAAAAGCCTCCCTTCTCTCTTCCTGACTTAATCtttcataaataataatttctTCATGTTCTGTCAATTCTCTTCCCTCTGTATTTTCTTCTACACTCTATCCTTACCACTATTGAACTATAAGAAGTGTggcctaaataataattttttttctaaatttatcatgatagtagtatatatatatatatatatatatatatatcatatcatatatatatatatatatatatatatatatatatatatatatatatacacacacacacacacacacacacattactattTAGTTGCAGTTATTACATCCCACAGAGGATACAGAtatgtgctttaaaataatttaaatgccaATCTCACTATTTTATGGCACTTCCTATTTttctagtctctctctctctctctctctctctctctctctctctctctctctccttctatCAACATTCTACTCATCATTCTAAACTCCTCACACTATCTCACGCCACACTGGCTAGCCAGGCCAGCTCCTTTTTCCAGAGATTTATCTGATCTGAGATGAATTCTTACTGACAAGGAGTTTATTTTATCAGACATTTCTGATCGTCAGAACCTCTAGTACAGGATACCACCAGCTTTTGCTGCAACTGCAATGGTTTCAAATCAGCTTGATAAACGCCACCGATAACCTTCAGACCAGGACAGCATCAGCACTCAATTATCTAGAACTAGTGCCACCTGGGAGGGGGAACTAACTGAACTCCCTCAATAGGTTTCCCTACATCAACCTGTAACCCACACCTCCTGACCGATCTCTCTAGCAGCCCAAACAGACAGCTTCTGATGGCTCTCAACCCCATGACCAGTTTCCTCTCCTGCTGTTTTAAAGGGGCTGATAATGATGGAATGGGCCCCGGTTTGGCAAGTGGGTGAGGGGTGTCCGGTTGAGGAATGATGTCACGCCCCCCTCATCCACAAGACGGTTGCAATGGAGATGCAGGCTGGCTCTGCCGCCTCACTTCCCCAGCAGCTGTTTCCGCTGTTGCTCCAGTAATGCTTCCAGGTGATCTGCTCTCTTTAAGGCTGCCTGTGAGGAGAAACAGCAGGGAGGTAGCAGAAATTAAAGAATTCAGCCAAGGTCCATCAAGTGGCACTGAATATAGACTGCACAGTAAAAGAATATTAATTGAAAACGTGCTTGTGGCAGAGTGTCTCGCCCCTATGTAAATAAGTGggcttattgtttattattattattattatgtatataatatatatgatggCAAAAAGCCAAAATTCTTAATATTTTTGTTATGTATTGTTTGGTCGGACGAGGGAGATGCCATCTGTCgtggtattgttttgtattatttattgtttgtttaaaagtctCGGGGGGGAATGcttgactgtcagctactgattgtttaactagctgaAAGTCACGCAGACTTAGCAAATCCATGCAGAATGTGACAGAGGGATAACATAATAATTGATAGCGagttaatccctcagtcacacacacacacacacacatatatactataGGTTTGACTATAGTACTAAATATGAAAAGTGGAAATCAATGTTGTATTCCATGTGGAAGCTCAGTGTTCTCACCTCGTGTTGCTTACGCAAGTTATTTACAGTCTCTTCCTTTTTCACTATAGCAGTCTTCACCCTGCAGGAGAAGAGGGAGAGTGTTGGCACACtaaccacactgacacagcacagcaaagctcAGACACTGCTAGATTCAGAGGCAAGACCTTACACTTCAGCAAAATTAAAACGCTTCAAGATTAACCACACTTTAGTATTCATCTCTctatttttattgatatttattgtTTCCGTtgcatttaaatggattttttaGATACTGAAACTATTTCATTAGTTAGGTCAGTCTTTTTAAGTGCTGATCCTGCTAAACAGGTCAAACCTTTTCTGCCCCGCCCCTCCTTGTGCCATCAAGCCTCCTTCTCCTCTGTGCGATTGGCCCCGTCCTCACCTCTTGTGCACCTCAGccagctcctcctccttctcGCGGGTCACTCTCTCCAGCTCCAGTCTCTGCCGCGCCCTCGTCTCTGACATCTCTATCTTCATGCGCCTGTTCTCCTCCTCTGTGGTCACGAGCCGGTCGGCAAACTCCTGCCGGATCACCTCTGCCAGGCTGCGCCGTTCCTCCGTCAGCCGGTCCTGAATCTGCGGCAAAAACATCAGTTAGAGTGGGACAGGGTGGGAGGCAGAGTCACAGCACTGAGTTACTGCATTGTCACAGGACCAAGTTCCCTATTTTATTACGGTTGGGAAAATATGAGGACATCATGCATTTCTTCTTCCCTAtgtgcccatatatatatatatatatatatatatatatatatatatatatatatttatttatttatttaaaaatcagtaaccatatgaggtcgccatgcGTTAATGGGTTTAAACACCTTCAGGACAGCCAGCCCAACCTGTCTCCTCATGCAATCAGCAGCGCCTCCTGCTGGTCAGTACCTGTGTGATGTCCTGCACCTCCTGCTCTTTCTGCCTGAGGAGTCCCTGTAGTCGCACGGCCTCCCCCTCTGCCTGGCTGAGCCGGCCCTTCAGCTCGCTGTGTCTCTCCTGCAGGCTCCTCTCCGAGCGCTCCAGTTCCCGCAGCTCTGTCTCATACTTCTCCCGCACGCGCTTCACCCTGGGACCAGAGCACAATGTCAGTCGTCAGTCACTAACCACAGATTTCGCCTGCTCTGTACTGTGAGTGGTGATTAACTTTGACCACTCAATCATTAGATACATAGCAGTGATGTCCTGTCTTTTTATAATTTCTGTCCACGCCTGGGGTCAACTCCATTTCcaaatttctttttaaatcaattctcaattccaattccttcgatTAACAAActgtgacttcaatttaagtaatctgttgccactgtgagaagctcactgatgtgctggaattgattaaaaggggaTTAGAATTGAAAATTATGAATTAACGACAAGGCAGACTGAGCCAACATTGTTGAAATGTCACAGCATCACATTACTTTCTGAAAAGAGGAAATACAAGATAACAATGAAAGGGCAGCTAACACGGCAAAGACAGCAACTCATTAAAATGGCATGGACTTGAGTTAGATCACAGATTACTAATCCTGCCCCCCTCGGACCTGTTCTCGGAGGCTCTCTCACACTCATCCCTGGCTCTGCTGGTCTCCTCCTCCAGCCTCTGAATCACCAGCTCGATCTCCTTGTCCCTCCCTCTGCGCACCTCCTCCTTCAGCTCCCGCTCCCTGCTCAGCAGCCAGGCCTCCTGAACACAAACGGAGAAGCCACGTCAGCCTGGGGCCAGTGCACAGCAGGGTACTGTGCAGAGTAGGTGGGGTACAGGCTAGAACACCCAGCTTTCACCTCAGGGACCCAGGTTCGATTTTGACTTGGGACCCCCAAGTGAATAAGATCGTGGGCACAGATGTAGAAAGACGGGCTACCCCATCTACTCTACAGATTAacagtgattaataaaatgttagAGCCACAGCCTGTCAACACATCTTTGGCATATAAAAAGCCCTCCATCAAATTCACCTTTCCAATGACCATggtctgtcttttttaaattcatattctAATTACGCCTAACCGAGATCCATCTAGCCAGGAATTAACCCACTCATGTACAAAGCAGTAAACAGGCAATGCCTAAATAGGATTCACTTTCTCATCACTTTGACCAACTTGCTGCAAACATTGACATACTTTTTGGGTTAAAAGCCAAGTTAAAACACCTCTACTTACATGCGAGTTAGTGTTTGATCGCTAACAGATTACAGCAGGCTCTGCAAATGCTTCcattaacagtttttattttttgattagaCAAGGTGTACGTGTTGTTAAAAAGAATTTCCCTCAATAAACACAACAGGAAGGCAGTGCCCCGTTGCTCAGTCTGTCTCTGCACACACAGGCTGCCTTTATGAGAGTTACAGTTTAACTTTCCAGCCTGATCTCAGAGGATAATCAAGAGAGCAGAGAAAGAAAAAGCAGGGTGAAGGGTCATACTTTGCCCAACAGGCTTAAACATCGGGCTGTGAGAGCAGCAATTAGTTACAGTAATTCATTCCTAAGGAACAGTTAGTAGATGATATTGTACTCTATACACATATTGACTATTTAATAGTGTTCCTTATCTATAATGAATCTTGGCTTGCTCTTGGTAGCGGCGTATGCTTGTCACAGGTTACGTTTTTAATTGTGGGTTGTGCAGCCACAGGCATACAGAGCTATTGAAATAGAGCAACACTGCCACCTGCTGTCAGTCTTACCTCTTTCTTCATGTAGTTTTCCTCCCAGGCTTGTTTCTCAATGTCTAGCCTCTCTTTCAGGGCTTTAACCTCTGCCTGGACAGAAAGTCAGACAGACAGTCATTCTCAAGACTAACTACGACAGAATTGGTCTTTGTAGAATAAATATTAAGTGATGTGGCTTTAAAACTCCTGGACACAGAGTTATCACAATGCAGGATGAAACCTGATATTATATCTCCCATCAAGCAGACACGTTTCCCACGCCAGTGTGTCTTACCTGGTGCCTCCTCTCCTGCTCCTCTCTCGTCCTCTCAAACTCCTCTCTCAGCGCACGCCCTGCCACCAAGCTGTTGTCCTCAAGTTGCTTTCTCAGCTCGTCCAGTTCTGCCCTCTGTCTGTAGGGGGTGATACAGAGGACAGTGACCACCAGAAAACTCAGATCTCAAAGCCAGTTTTCAACTTGCTGTCCCTTTGCCTGTCTTAAATCCACTTTCAGGGCATCCAGCCCAAGCCGCCTTCTCATTCAGTGCAATCAGACAGCACCTCCCCCTCTGCCTGGCAGAACCTCCGAGACATCACAGCTGACCAGTCTCTTccactccccctccctcctcaccTGGCAGCCAGCTGGGCCCCCCTCTCCTTCTCTTCAGCCACCTCGCTGTAGAGTCTCCTCCTCTGCTGCTGCAGCGcctgctcctcctcctgcagCTGCTTCTCGTACCTGCAGGGGGCGCACCGGGGTGATAATCAACGTGCTGTTGTGATTGCACAATTCGTAATTCATTGCAATTATAACTGTAGTTGAACCGTGGCACACCTGCATAACTAGTTGCAATTAAAccatataattgatcaattacagttcagtTACACATTTGTCATTCAATTATTATTCTTGTATTCTCAAACACTTTCAGTGACTACTTTTTGTTTGGATTGAAGTTAgattatgtttctgtatttgtacctgtaaCTACTGTTGGgttatttcaaataaacagaGTAAACGGGTTAATGTGGGTAGTTGCTTAGTATAACTGTAACTATGATTGGAATTGCTGCAGTATAAATGTAACTGCaagtgtaatttaataacataGCATTGGGTATGGCAATACCTCTGCCTGGcgagctccctctctctctggcactgctcctccttctctctctccagctgcTCCCTCATCTCCTCGCTCTGCCTGACGTATCTCTGAGCTGCCCGCTCGTCTGCCTGCATTAGCTCCGCCTCATGCACAGCTCGCAGCTTCTGCAGCTCCTGCTTATGCTTGGAGATCAGCTTCTGGATCTCCGGCTCCAGCCCTGACAGGGACACACAGGGAGATCCATTGCCACTGACCAGTCAGCGTGGGCAGGCATCTGTGCCTTAAACACTCAACCATCCAACAAAGAAATGTCTTTTTGAGGCTTGCTGCTGAAAATGTCTACTAGTATAAAAAGTTCCTTTTGTTGTATTCAAGTGTGCAGGAAATTGTAGTTTCTCAGATTTTAGCAGGGGTTTTGTACAGTGCCCACAGTGACATGTACTGGCCATACACTGTTATTGCAGTATTAAGCATGCATGTATGAATGAGCTATTTATTGCTCTCTGTTGAACTCTCTCTGCCTTCCTCCTAAAGCACGGTCTTATTTTACTCCAGGGCAATAGCTACACTACACTACTGTAATCCCCTCAACTTTGACAGTGTGTCTTTTTCAGTGTTGCTGACTAACCTTTCACTGTGATCTCTTTGATTTTCTTGGTTTTCTCGTCAATCCATTTCTCCCTGCGGATCTTCTCTGTGGCACTCATCAGCTCCTTCAGCTTCTTAATCtcctgatgggggggggggggcaatcgAGGACACAACACATTAATACAACCAAACAGACAAACACCAAACTTCTCATCAATAACCAGATTGAGGTTGAACGAGGGTCATCACGAAAACGACAGAAATAGATGCCATTCTTCACAGCTGATGGGATGACGAGACATGACAAGCAATACAAATCACAGTCGATACCTACCTGAGGAACCGATTACCAGATcctctatactgtatattgtgcacGCCAGTTTCAAGCTGGAATCGGGCTGGGAGTTGAACTGGTTCAAATGAATTGTTTTTACCAAGTTGAGCATAATGACTCTgcaaaattgttttcttttcttcatttgcagATGCATGTGTGGACCACAGATTATTTAAAAGGTGGGGCTATGGGGTTAGAAGAGCCCAGGAGTAAACTGTAAAATGTAGTCCCACAAAAATAACTATTGGCTTTTAAAGTGTTTATAAATCATTTGTAATTGCTTTGATCTAAGCAGAGCCACTTGACCACACTGCTTTTTGTATCGCGTCCAGGTATCTTGTGTTACAATCCCAAAATACATGGTTTATAAGACCTCCAGGTTTAGCTGAAGGCTAGCTCaggagaaaagagaaagaaagagaaaaagaaagagatgaaaagaaagAGTTACCTCACACAAGGGACCCAGAATGTGCCACACCTAGTCAGCgaggagaggaaaacaaacagaaataaaagaaagatgaaacaaaaatgatcGGAAAGCACCACTGAGACTAGTTTTGAAAGCAGACACTACACAGTGATTATACCAGCCAGGAAACTACAGCAAAAGAAGCCAGAGAAAATGAAGCCCTCTGAACTGGTTGCAGTGGTTTCACATTCACTTGATACACTGAACACATTCTGGAGAGGAATGCATAAAGCAGCACTTGGTTTATATGAACAAAATCTGGactaaaaaatacaacaaaccctGTGCAAAAAGATCTGAAATACAACatgttcttaaaacaaaaacaaaaaaatccacagGATGTGTATGGATTGTCTGTTACAGATGACAATCACTCAATGCCTGTATCCTCACGCCGGATCTACACCGTGTAGCGTTTCTTTAGCCTTTGTTCAGTGGAACTCACCAGGTCGTGCTGCTCCTGCATGTGTGCTATCTTTTTGGTGTATTTCTGGTCGACCTGCTTTAGCTCGGTCACCACCCCCTCGCAGCGGTCGCTCAGGGCCTTCTTGTCATCGATGAGCTGGGGAGAGGAACAGGGGAGACATCAGCCTCCACAAGACACACCCCTGATCTACTCGAACCAACATACGTTAAACAGCAACTAGTGGGTCAGATCCAACAGCTGCAGTCAGCACAGAACAGAGCAGTGTATCACAATGCACCCAGTATGTGTGGAAAACTGGAcctctattaaaaacaaaaataattgggaTTTTAACTCTGCACTCAGTAGTCCAGATCTCAAATAGCAAGTGTGGAAAAGTGGGTTATTGACCAATGAAGGGGAGGATGGCGCATGAGTGGGGGGTGGGGAGTATGGGGAGTGGAGAATACCTGATCGATGAAGGCCAGATGTCTCTGGATGGTGGCCTCGTACTGATCCTTCTGCAGCTGGAAGTTGCGGTTCAGCTCCTTCTCTGTTTCCTTGATGTGGCGCACTGTCAGCTCCCGTTGTTGAGcctgggagggggagtgaggattTAGGCAGGGAAGGAAGGTGTGATTAGGAAGGGTAACCAGGCAGGGCAAACTGGAGCTTCGACAGATCAGTGATCTTACAGCTGAACCTTATCTGTCATCCTGACGAGTAAATACCCTCTAAGCACCAAGTAAACAGGGATGGAGCAAAACCATTCCAATTCTATCTGATCTATTCTCCTCACCAGTGCGGTCTGCAGCATGTTGATCGTGCGTCGCTTCTCCTCCAGCTCCAGTTTCATCCTCATCATGCAGCCGGTCACCTCGGCTGCTTTGGCCGAGGCCTGATCCACCTGAGCTAGGTCCTCTTCTGACAGCAGGGCCTGGGGTGCAGACACAGGGGGGAGAGGAAGCGATGGGGAGAATGGAAGTGAGACAAAGCTTCACCCTCAACCAAACTCTTAAGGCTGGCGAAAACTTGCCCTCATCCTTATCATACTACCCTCTCCCACAGTAAACTGACCACATACTCCTTCTCAACATGGCTGAAACATCACCATGGGAAAGGTATAAAGTTGAAATGCCCATTGGCTCAACTCTCAAAGAGGTAGTCATCGGATTAGAAACCACCACAATGTGGTACAGTCCCCGCACAGTTACACTGACTAACCTAACAAACGCCCCACCACCTCCACTCAGCTGTTCCCCTCTCAGCCTGTATGGAGTGCTCTTACCTAGCCTGCAGTAGCCCCTGTACCCTGTAACTGCCTAACCTCTCTGTGTGAACCCGAGGTGACAGAGCGCGGCCTCTCCTGCTCCGATTTCTCCATCTCGTCCAGGAAGCTCATGATGCTCTGCAGCTTGGCCTCAGAGAGCAGGGCACCCCCGTCTGGCAGGGCAGGAGGCTGGCTCATCTTACCCAGCAGCTCCAGGTTATCAGCTGTCAGGGAGTTGGAGTCTCTGTCCTGGAAGAGCAGTAGGGAGGTCAGCACAGAGCTTCAGGGAAGACACTTTGCTAACCTCCTCCTTGAAGCTGAGAACATGGGCTGGGGAGTGCAGGATAAATCATGTGGGGTTTGATCTTTAAATAGTATAGTCATCTTTTCTGGCACCTTTTAGGGGCAGATAATAACTCTTCAACAGATCTTCTCTGATTCTGTAGCTTCAGTAACAGAAAATACACTGCCTTATGAATGATGGGaatagtttttaaatactgtaagcaGCTCTACTTTAAagctacatgtaaaaaatgtattgaatgtaaaattttaaaacatatccaaaagtaaaataaatgcgtATGACATACTAGACAGTAAACCTCCTTTTTTTAATCTTCACAATGTCAACCCCCAGCCTGTGCTGTGCCTCACCTCATCGATCCAGGAGTACTTCTCTTTGCGGTAGCAATGGGGCTCGGGCAGTCTCTCTGGATCCTCCTCCAGCAGCTTCAGGGTGTCCAGCAGCTCGTTCAGCGTGGTTTTGGACTGGGCTCTGCTCGACGGAGCTCTCTGCAGCTGCTCCTCCACACTCACGCCTTTCTGCAGAACAGGAGGGGGGACAGGATCAGCCATCACTCCCTCCCCAAAAACTAAAAACGAATCCCGGCTCAGACACCGACTCACCCCAGTCACCTGAACCTCTTTCATCTTTACCCTTGCAATGTGTTTGGAACATTACATTAAGAGACAGAATATCCTGGGTTTGAATGTCATCTAAGCCAGTGACCCATCCCTTGTCCAAATCCTGTTTTAGCCACTGAAGCACACATGCCTCTTTTGTGAAGCAGGCCAGCAGTGTTACCTGGGAGCCTTGGGAGCCTCTCCCAGGGGAGTCAGTGGGGGAGCCAGACCTCAGGTTTGATACGTCATCCAGATCAGCCGTTACATTCACACCAGAgtctacaaaatgaaaaacacaaaacaaaaacaaaaatagaaactcACTTTGTGTGCACAGGAAAACAACAACTAGGAACAAAGCAAATATTTGTTGACTAGCTCTGCAGTCGAGTGTGCTTATGAGAACAATCAAGCTGTCAATGCACCACACTGCCCCGCACCAGCCCTGCCCCTCACCTGCAATCCTCCCCTTGCCTGTGTCCCTGCCTGCCGTGCTGCCCTTGCTGCCGGGAGAGGGCCTGGCAGGTTTCCTCCGGCCCAGCTTGCCGCTCTGCTTCAGTGCCTCAATCTCCTGCTCTGCCACGCGCTGCGTCTCAGCTGCCCGCTGTGCCCGCTTCTGCTGGAGCTCCTGTAGATGGGCAGAATGTGCCGTCAGTGCCGGGCAGCCTCTTGATTAAATCACACTTTGTTTCTGGCTATTAGAGCCTGGTAACACTCTACCTGAATAGCAGCTCTTCTGGCCTGCTGGGCTTTCTCCTCACGTATCCTCTTCCTGTCCTCCTCCTTCCTCTTCTGACCTTCCCGTGTCTCCCCCTCCTCTGctctctgctccctctcctgcacaaaacacaaagaaatgcaGTGTCACTCTATCAGTCCAGTTTAATCTGAAGGTCTTTCTTTATTAGGATCAGCACACTTTTTACCCAGTGATCCCTTTGAAATAGTTGTAAATATTTCCTTACTGTCTTTTccatacaaaattaaatgtactcATACAGTcttatatacaaaatacacattCCAGTCATTTTTAACAAGCGACGGAGGGGTTTCTCACAATCCTagcgtttaaacatttaaaaaatgaaacagactAATACTATACATGCATCCAAAGATGATAAATCCAGTGACATGATAAATCCAAGGCTGTATTAGCCTTCTTCACTGAGTCCTACCTGTTTCTTGGTGGACAGGAGGCGTCGGAGCGCTGCCTCGCTGGTGTGCCGTCTGTGGGCATGGCGTCTGTACCAGCGCTGGATTGTCACAGCTGCGTGGTTCACCTGCTGGATAAACCTGCTGACACATGGGGACAGACAAACCATTGTGTGGGTAGACAGGCTACATTATATTACAAAAGGCCAAGTTGCTCATAatatcataattagataagtttAGATAAAGTAGATGTCAACGATGTGTggatcattttaaaattagaatTGACGGTGATAGCTGCCATCATCATCACTGTGGGTATCTGAAATTCAAAATGCTGTAAAGTGTACTGGTTCCGTTTTGCACAAGCTTGGCGTCACCTTTCAGCCTCCTCCTCTGTCACCTCCTGCCTACGAAGCAGGGCGGGGCTGCTGTGCGCGGCGTTGTTATTGGGAGACGAGAAGTTCTTCTGGGATTTGGTCAGGGAGCTGTTCTCCAGACTGCCCTCGTCGTTCACTGTGGCCTTCATGATGTTACTGTAGTCcgggagagagagatgagggttACACACAAGACATAAGGACAACCAGCTGGGTTAGTGGAAATGAAGCCAGTCTTATGGCAATTCTTTTAAAAGCATGTCTTTTGTTGatatgaatataatattaaaagCATAAACAACAGTTTTAGCATTGCTAAAAATGTTACGAGTTGCGCTGAATTGCATGCACAGTGTATGATGGCTCATATTATACTTTACGGAGTTCTACTCACTGTGCCTGCTGTTTAACTTACTTGAGAGACGCTGGTTTCTGGTTGGAGCTCTTTGGTGTCAGAGGCTTGTCTGGACAGTTATTGTGCAGGATGGTAGTGACTGAATTTCCCACAGCTCCCTTGTTACTCCTGGGGCAGAGCAGAAAAGAATCGGTAACATTTTCTTCCACAACACTTGCTGCCCTTGATAAAAGAGCACTGAACATGTCATATTACAGGCATGTAGTAAGAATTGAGATCAGAACACATACATCTTCCAACAGGCATCGACTTAATATGCAATTCACACTCAGCTATTGCCTTATTCATTACAAGGTTTCTAGGAGTTGGGTGGCTGCCTGACCTGTTGTTGGCAGTGAAGTTGGCAGCCAGCGCTATGCCAGCCTCTCTCTTCTTCATGCCGGCAGGCGAGTCGGCAGTGCGGGCACTGCGGCCACTGCCAGGGATCTGGAAGGTCCGGGGTTGGTCATCCTGGCACAAGGGAAGCCAAACAAACAAGGTCAGTACATAGGACCAGCCAGTCTGTGAAAGGGTCTAAGATCCAGCCAGTGCCGCTTTATCGTGAAGGGGTTTATGACTATTTCCTACCTACATTATCTAGTAAACAATACATATTTGTAGGCAAGAGAAATTGATTCCCTAAGATAATAATCTTGGACTTGCACATTCTTGTCTCCGGTTGAATCGAGCCCTGAGGAACCATTAATTAGCTGGGTGAGGCGAGCTGGTAGTTGAATTCACCGATAAACCTCCATTACTGAAGCGCTTTGTTTCAACCCAAGTTCAATAGTAGGTGGAAACAAGACATAGCCCCCTTCCCCCCCAATCAAGACAATGTTCCCCGAGGGGCGCTGCTTACCAGGATGTTCCAGGAGAGGTCCGGAGAGGTCTTTCTGAGGCTGGCCAGCTTCCTCCTCCCATCCGAGCTGCTATCAAACAACGCCAGGAAGTCCTCAGACTGCTCCTCGCTGCACCGGGACAGAGGGGTGGGAAGATCAGAAAGAGCAGACTACCCAACATCACCAGACATTACAATAATGCATCAGATTTGAGCCCACGACTGCTTTTTCTCAACAAATATTGTGACTTAAGCACATGGCAGAAATGTGATGCCCAGCGCTATAGCTGAGAGGGTGCAGTATGTAACTGGACTCTGTTAAAATCCCAAGTTGTTCTTGTCTGACTGGGATACGAATTAAGGACCAGAATTAGGTTCATAAAAAGAGGTAGGCAGGTCCATCTAATAAAGAAGTGAGGGGGTGCTGACAATGCAAACTCCTTTCTGAACACCAGCACGTGCTATCTATTCAAAGCGACTGAGGAATTACCCTGTAAAtcacagcagacacacacacgcaggccAGCTTTA
This window harbors:
- the cep131 gene encoding centrosomal protein of 131 kDa isoform X1, with product MHMDRSPSSLPGSASVGAGDSLELSLTGSQLSVSRRPSSASPAKHFSRSVSVTADNKSKRNTLGEAGLGSCRSIKNLRRSNSTTQVNQRVNSCFSEEQSEDFLALFDSSSDGRRKLASLRKTSPDLSWNILDDQPRTFQIPGSGRSARTADSPAGMKKREAGIALAANFTANNRSNKGAVGNSVTTILHNNCPDKPLTPKSSNQKPASLNNIMKATVNDEGSLENSSLTKSQKNFSSPNNNAAHSSPALLRRQEVTEEEAESRFIQQVNHAAVTIQRWYRRHAHRRHTSEAALRRLLSTKKQEREQRAEEGETREGQKRKEEDRKRIREEKAQQARRAAIQELQQKRAQRAAETQRVAEQEIEALKQSGKLGRRKPARPSPGSKGSTAGRDTGKGRIADSGVNVTADLDDVSNLRSGSPTDSPGRGSQGSQKGVSVEEQLQRAPSSRAQSKTTLNELLDTLKLLEEDPERLPEPHCYRKEKYSWIDEDRDSNSLTADNLELLGKMSQPPALPDGGALLSEAKLQSIMSFLDEMEKSEQERPRSVTSGSHREALLSEEDLAQVDQASAKAAEVTGCMMRMKLELEEKRRTINMLQTALAQQRELTVRHIKETEKELNRNFQLQKDQYEATIQRHLAFIDQLIDDKKALSDRCEGVVTELKQVDQKYTKKIAHMQEQHDLVWHILGPLCEEIKKLKELMSATEKIRREKWIDEKTKKIKEITVKGLEPEIQKLISKHKQELQKLRAVHEAELMQADERAAQRYVRQSEEMREQLEREKEEQCQRERELARQRYEKQLQEEEQALQQQRRRLYSEVAEEKERGAQLAARQRAELDELRKQLEDNSLVAGRALREEFERTREEQERRHQAEVKALKERLDIEKQAWEENYMKKEEAWLLSRERELKEEVRRGRDKEIELVIQRLEEETSRARDECERASENRVKRVREKYETELRELERSERSLQERHSELKGRLSQAEGEAVRLQGLLRQKEQEVQDITQIQDRLTEERRSLAEVIRQEFADRLVTTEEENRRMKIEMSETRARQRLELERVTREKEEELAEVHKRVKTAIVKKEETVNNLRKQHEAALKRADHLEALLEQQRKQLLGK
- the cep131 gene encoding centrosomal protein of 131 kDa isoform X4, with protein sequence MHMDRSPSSLPGSASVGAGDSLELSLTGSQLSVSRRPSSASPAKHFSRSVSVTADNKSKRNTLGEAGLGSCRSIKNLRRSNSTTQVNQRVNSCFSEEQSEDFLALFDSSSDGRRKLASLRKTSPDLSWNILDDQPRTFQIPGSGRSARTADSPAGMKKREAGIALAANFTANNRSNKGAVGNSVTTILHNNCPDKPLTPKSSNQKPASLNNIMKATVNDEGSLENSSLTKSQKNFSSPNNNAAHSSPALLRRQEVTEEEAERFIQQVNHAAVTIQRWYRRHAHRRHTSEAALRRLLSTKKQEREQRAEEGETREGQKRKEEDRKRIREEKAQQARRAAIQELQQKRAQRAAETQRVAEQEIEALKQSGKLGRRKPARPSPGSKGSTAGRDTGKGRIADSGVNVTADLDDVSNLRSGSPTDSPGRGSQGSQKGVSVEEQLQRAPSSRAQSKTTLNELLDTLKLLEEDPERLPEPHCYRKEKYSWIDEDRDSNSLTADNLELLGKMSQPPALPDGGALLSEAKLQSIMSFLDEMEKSEQERPRSVTSGSHREALLSEEDLAQVDQASAKAAEVTGCMMRMKLELEEKRRTINMLQTALAQQRELTVRHIKETEKELNRNFQLQKDQYEATIQRHLAFIDQLIDDKKALSDRCEGVVTELKQVDQKYTKKIAHMQEQHDLEIKKLKELMSATEKIRREKWIDEKTKKIKEITVKGLEPEIQKLISKHKQELQKLRAVHEAELMQADERAAQRYVRQSEEMREQLEREKEEQCQRERELARQRYEKQLQEEEQALQQQRRRLYSEVAEEKERGAQLAARQRAELDELRKQLEDNSLVAGRALREEFERTREEQERRHQAEVKALKERLDIEKQAWEENYMKKEEAWLLSRERELKEEVRRGRDKEIELVIQRLEEETSRARDECERASENRVKRVREKYETELRELERSERSLQERHSELKGRLSQAEGEAVRLQGLLRQKEQEVQDITQIQDRLTEERRSLAEVIRQEFADRLVTTEEENRRMKIEMSETRARQRLELERVTREKEEELAEVHKRVKTAIVKKEETVNNLRKQHEAALKRADHLEALLEQQRKQLLGK